In a single window of the Arthrobacter sp. StoSoilA2 genome:
- a CDS encoding M48 family metallopeptidase translates to MPRPTAGQADVPMLTDDGAPVVVRRSARRRRTVAAFWEDGNAVVAIPASFTKSQEREWVRRMLAKLQRQGERRAGKPDRRRPATDEALAQHAAHLSRTYLGGRAVPTSVRWVTNQNSRWGSATPADGTIRLSNKLQAMPQWVIDYVLLHELAHLLVAGHNAQFWHLLTAYPETQRAKAFLEGVAFATSRGISGDANESAGTGADETE, encoded by the coding sequence ATGCCGCGCCCAACAGCCGGCCAGGCCGACGTTCCCATGCTCACCGACGACGGTGCTCCAGTAGTTGTCAGGCGCTCAGCCCGGCGCCGACGGACGGTAGCTGCGTTTTGGGAAGACGGTAATGCCGTTGTCGCGATTCCCGCCAGCTTTACCAAATCGCAGGAGCGCGAGTGGGTGCGACGCATGCTTGCGAAGCTCCAGAGGCAAGGTGAGCGCAGGGCGGGTAAACCAGATCGGCGCAGACCTGCTACGGACGAGGCACTTGCCCAGCATGCAGCGCACCTTTCGCGGACCTACCTCGGAGGACGGGCGGTTCCGACGTCGGTCCGCTGGGTGACGAACCAGAACTCACGGTGGGGCTCGGCTACTCCAGCGGATGGAACCATCCGGCTTTCGAACAAGCTTCAGGCGATGCCACAGTGGGTGATCGACTACGTGCTCCTGCACGAATTGGCGCATTTGTTGGTAGCGGGGCACAATGCGCAGTTTTGGCACTTGCTGACGGCCTACCCGGAGACACAGCGCGCCAAAGCATTCTTGGAGGGGGTCGCGTTCGCGACCTCCCGTGGGATTAGCGGTGACGCCAATGAATCAGCTGGAACGGGCGCGGACGAAACGGAGTAG
- a CDS encoding ATP-dependent DNA helicase UvrD2, with translation MTGGIFDVGGSLEERILSGLDDEQREVASTLTGPLCVLAGAGTGKTRAITHRIAYGVHSGVYSPQRLLAVTFTARAAAEMRSRLRDLGVANVQARTFHAAALRQLQFFWPQAIGGTLPSLLDHKANMIAEASRRLRLSTDRASIRDLAAEIEWAKVSMLTPANYLENAQGRGTPGGFDLTAVSRVFQAYEDIKTDRNVIDFEDVLLITVGILQEDPKVAATVREQYRHFVVDEYQDVSPLQQRLLDLWLGGRDELCVVGDASQTIYSFTGASPKHLLNFKAHYPGATVVKLIRDYRSTPQVVKLANELLGSRRSGGPVADAAWAPPLKLVAQRPAGPEPRFMECPDDEAEAAVVAGRIQELLNTGVKASEIAILFRTNGQSEAYEQALASAGIGYQLRGGERFFARKEVRDAILQLRAATRAVAEGAPEPLGQIVRDIVASLGYSEAAPHSGGALRERWESLAALVALADELSVSRGESFTLAEFVNELQERSVAQHAPTVQGVTLASLHAAKGLEWDAVFLVGLSEGLMPISFADTPEDVDEERRLLYVGITRAREHLNLSWSSARTPGGRANRKPSRFLDGLRPDSVASANARSRAGSTRRKAAAPASCRVCGSMLASGAERKVGRCNQCPPTYEEQTFDALRQWRRDEAQSADVPAYVVFTDATLTAIAEARPASLEELAGLAGVGPSKLERYGEAVLAVLAESTNL, from the coding sequence GTGACAGGAGGAATTTTCGACGTCGGAGGCTCACTGGAGGAGCGGATCCTCAGCGGCTTGGATGATGAGCAACGTGAAGTAGCCAGCACTCTCACTGGCCCTCTTTGCGTACTCGCAGGTGCAGGCACAGGCAAAACCCGAGCCATCACGCACCGCATCGCTTATGGAGTGCATTCGGGGGTGTATTCACCACAGAGGCTGCTGGCCGTGACCTTCACAGCCAGGGCTGCGGCCGAAATGCGGAGCAGGCTTCGGGATCTTGGCGTGGCCAATGTCCAGGCACGGACTTTCCATGCTGCGGCCCTGAGGCAATTGCAGTTCTTCTGGCCGCAGGCGATCGGCGGTACCCTGCCCAGCCTGCTGGACCACAAGGCGAACATGATTGCTGAGGCCTCACGCAGGCTTCGCCTCAGCACTGATCGCGCTTCCATCAGGGACTTGGCTGCAGAGATTGAGTGGGCAAAAGTCTCTATGCTCACACCTGCCAACTATCTGGAGAATGCACAAGGACGCGGGACTCCGGGAGGCTTCGACCTCACGGCTGTGTCCAGGGTGTTCCAGGCGTACGAGGATATTAAGACTGACCGCAACGTCATTGACTTCGAAGACGTCCTGCTTATTACGGTTGGAATCCTCCAGGAGGATCCCAAGGTTGCAGCGACGGTCAGGGAGCAATACCGCCACTTCGTCGTCGACGAGTACCAGGATGTTTCCCCGCTTCAGCAGCGGCTCCTGGATCTCTGGTTGGGTGGTCGTGATGAATTGTGCGTGGTGGGTGATGCGAGCCAGACCATCTACTCCTTTACGGGGGCCTCACCCAAACATCTCCTGAATTTCAAGGCACACTACCCAGGCGCCACCGTCGTCAAGCTCATCCGTGACTACAGGTCCACCCCGCAGGTGGTTAAGCTGGCCAATGAACTTCTCGGGTCCCGGCGAAGTGGTGGACCGGTTGCCGATGCGGCGTGGGCGCCTCCACTCAAGCTTGTCGCCCAAAGGCCAGCGGGCCCGGAACCGCGGTTCATGGAATGTCCGGACGACGAAGCGGAGGCGGCGGTCGTTGCCGGCAGAATCCAGGAGCTACTCAACACGGGAGTAAAAGCCAGCGAGATCGCCATACTGTTCCGCACCAACGGGCAATCCGAAGCTTACGAGCAAGCGTTGGCGTCGGCGGGAATCGGCTACCAGCTTCGCGGCGGAGAGAGGTTCTTCGCCCGCAAGGAGGTCCGGGATGCCATCCTGCAGCTGCGTGCAGCGACCAGGGCTGTGGCAGAAGGCGCCCCGGAGCCCCTGGGCCAGATTGTCCGTGACATTGTTGCCTCGCTTGGCTACAGCGAAGCCGCGCCACACAGCGGGGGAGCACTTCGCGAGCGTTGGGAATCCCTGGCCGCTTTGGTGGCCTTGGCTGATGAGTTGTCAGTCAGCCGTGGAGAGTCTTTCACCTTGGCTGAGTTCGTCAACGAGCTCCAGGAACGGTCGGTGGCCCAGCATGCTCCCACAGTTCAGGGTGTGACCCTTGCCTCTCTTCACGCGGCGAAGGGCCTCGAATGGGATGCCGTTTTCCTGGTGGGCCTCAGCGAAGGACTCATGCCTATCTCCTTCGCGGACACACCGGAGGACGTGGACGAAGAACGCCGGCTGCTCTACGTCGGGATCACCCGTGCGCGTGAGCATTTGAACCTGTCATGGTCCTCCGCGCGTACTCCGGGTGGCCGCGCCAACCGCAAGCCCTCGCGCTTTCTCGATGGACTCCGGCCGGATTCGGTGGCGTCCGCGAACGCCAGGAGCCGGGCAGGTTCCACCCGCCGCAAGGCTGCCGCGCCGGCGTCGTGCAGGGTATGTGGAAGCATGCTTGCCTCCGGAGCCGAGAGGAAGGTGGGTCGGTGCAACCAATGCCCGCCGACATATGAGGAACAGACCTTTGACGCACTGAGGCAGTGGCGGCGCGATGAAGCGCAATCTGCCGATGTTCCCGCCTACGTTGTCTTCACTGATGCCACATTAACCGCAATAGCCGAAGCCCGGCCAGCGTCGCTGGAGGAATTGGCCGGACTGGCGGGGGTAGGGCCCTCCAAACTGGAGCGCTACGGAGAAGCCGTCCTCGCCGTCCTCGCAGAGAGCACCAACCTCTGA